CACCCCATCGGTGCCCACGCGGGGACGGGTGGCGAACCGGGGGGTGAGTGCCCTCTCGCAGGGACAGTCCGGGGGGCGCGCCGCGCCGGCGACCCGGGGACGGAACGACGGCCAACCCGCGCGGTGCGCTTTCGCTAGAGGTTCCGACCCCGTTCGAAGGCCTGGCGGTTGAGCTCCTTGGCCTTGGGGGGCACGAACTCCGCCAGGACTTCCTGCCAGAGTCCCGCCGGGAAATCCAGTTCCCGGGAAAGGCGCCCCATGACGATGGTGTTGACCAGCCGCTCGTTCCCCAGTTCCCGGGCGATCTCGGCCGCGGGCACCAGCACGGCGCCGGGGAAGAGGGACTGGAGCGTCCCCGCAGGGTCATCGGGGTAGTGGGCCTGGCCCGAGGTCGCGATGGGCGGGACGATTCGCTGGGTGTTGGCGAGAACGATCCCGTCCGGCCGGATGTGGTGCAGCCAGCGGAGCGTCTCCAGGATCTCGAAGGCGCACAGGATATTCGCCTGCCCCTCTTCGATCAGCGGCGAGTGGACCTTCGGGCCGAAGCGGACGTGCGAACTCACCACGCCCCCCCGCTGGCTCATGCCGTGGACCTCGCTCTTCTTGGCGTCGAGACCGGCGCGCATGGCCAACTCGGTGATCACCTCGCTGGCCAGGATGATGCCCTGTCCCCCGACACCCACCAGCAGGATGTTACGGATGCCGTTGTTCATGGCTCACTCTCCTTTCTCGAGGGGTTGGATGGCGTTCACGGGGCAAACGGACACGCAGAGGGCGCACCCGGTGCACAAGCCTGCATTGAGCGCGGTCTTCGCCATCCCCTTGGCGGTTTTCTCCACCGAGGCCGACAGGGCCGGGCAGGCCGACTTCCGGCACTGGCCGCACCCGATGCACACGTCCGGCACCACCCGGTACTTCGGGCGCGCGACCTTCTTCGGGTAGAGGACGCAGGGCTGGTTGGTGATGATGACGGAGAGGTGGTCCGCCTCCGCCTCGCGCTTGAGGAGTTCGAAGAAGGGTTTGTGCTTGGTCGGGTCCGCCCGGAAAACGTGCTCGACGCCGACGGCGCGGCAGATGGCCTCCAGGTCCACCGCCGTGGTGGGCTGCCCCATGAGGGTGAAGCCCGTGGCCGGGTGCTGCTGGCCCCCGGTCATGGCGGTGATCCGGTTGTCGCTGATGACCACGGTGATCCCGCTCTGGTT
This window of the Acidobacteriota bacterium genome carries:
- a CDS encoding indolepyruvate oxidoreductase subunit beta, producing MNNGIRNILLVGVGGQGIILASEVITELAMRAGLDAKKSEVHGMSQRGGVVSSHVRFGPKVHSPLIEEGQANILCAFEILETLRWLHHIRPDGIVLANTQRIVPPIATSGQAHYPDDPAGTLQSLFPGAVLVPAAEIARELGNERLVNTIVMGRLSRELDFPAGLWQEVLAEFVPPKAKELNRQAFERGRNL